Proteins co-encoded in one Paracrocinitomix mangrovi genomic window:
- a CDS encoding amidohydrolase family protein: MSDNRRDFIKKSAILAAASAVSSSALGNLLPDDGNLEELYDYSIENGDVYFEGKLQKLYVGINSSGRLKISQKPLKAQQYINAAGKIVSPGFIDILADNSSAPEDTYLTFESYKVSDGVTSALQLHGGHHKAATYYKTFTKKSHYINWGVSTKVMNIRRNQKSINTRLKVIEKNLAYGAIAISHSIEYQPTPYSELLEYGKLAYKYQRPLFLHLRYSSKEQELSGVIEAIKIARDTGAAVHIDHLNSTGGTFHMEKAISLIKTAVEEGLKITTCVYPYSYWATYLHSKRFDEGWRKRYNLTYSDLTVVGTGEKLSQSRFNELRSKSGVLVAVPEGTMPLSQTVDIAIKEDFCLIGSDGGIERANRANNHPRGAGCFATAVRHFQDIGIPLETILYKLTEAPTKLLKPALMKRGKLKDNYRADIIIFDKDTINGAATMANPNQFSDGIDYVFVNGEIACKQKKLKFMNGKQIKIQAAKIM, encoded by the coding sequence ATGTCCGATAACAGGCGAGATTTTATAAAAAAATCAGCTATTCTTGCTGCAGCTTCTGCCGTTTCATCTTCGGCACTAGGAAATTTATTGCCTGATGATGGCAATTTAGAAGAACTTTACGATTATAGTATTGAAAATGGAGATGTTTACTTTGAAGGAAAACTTCAAAAACTCTATGTTGGGATAAACTCTTCCGGACGACTTAAAATAAGCCAAAAACCATTAAAAGCACAGCAATATATAAATGCTGCAGGCAAAATAGTATCGCCTGGATTTATTGATATTTTAGCCGATAACTCCTCCGCGCCTGAAGACACTTATCTTACTTTTGAATCATACAAAGTTTCTGATGGCGTAACATCTGCATTACAGCTACATGGCGGACATCACAAAGCCGCCACTTATTACAAAACATTTACTAAAAAATCGCACTATATCAACTGGGGAGTATCCACTAAGGTGATGAATATTAGGCGCAATCAAAAGTCAATCAACACAAGATTAAAAGTCATTGAAAAGAATTTGGCATATGGTGCAATTGCTATTTCACACAGTATTGAATATCAGCCCACACCTTATAGCGAACTTTTAGAATACGGAAAACTGGCATACAAATATCAAAGACCCTTGTTTTTGCATTTAAGATACTCATCAAAAGAACAAGAATTAAGTGGCGTTATTGAAGCCATTAAAATTGCAAGAGACACAGGAGCAGCTGTTCATATTGACCACCTCAACAGCACAGGCGGAACCTTTCATATGGAAAAAGCCATTTCTCTTATTAAAACGGCAGTTGAAGAAGGATTAAAAATCACTACATGTGTTTACCCTTACTCTTATTGGGCAACATATTTACACTCAAAAAGATTTGACGAAGGCTGGAGAAAAAGATACAACCTCACATATTCGGACTTAACTGTAGTTGGAACAGGGGAAAAATTGAGTCAATCAAGATTTAATGAACTAAGAAGCAAATCTGGAGTATTAGTAGCTGTACCAGAGGGAACAATGCCTTTAAGTCAAACTGTGGATATTGCTATTAAAGAAGACTTTTGTTTAATTGGTTCTGATGGCGGAATTGAAAGAGCTAACCGTGCGAACAATCATCCTAGAGGAGCAGGTTGTTTTGCAACGGCAGTAAGACATTTTCAAGACATTGGAATTCCATTGGAGACTATTTTATACAAACTTACAGAAGCACCAACCAAACTTTTAAAACCTGCATTAATGAAACGTGGAAAGCTTAAAGACAATTACCGCGCAGACATTATAATTTTTGATAAAGACACCATTAACGGTGCAGCAACCATGGCAAATCCTAATCAGTTTTCAGACGGAATAGATTACGTATTTGTCAATGGAGAAATTGCTTGTAAGCAAAAGAAACTTAAATTTATGAATGGCAAGCAAATAAAAATTCAAGCCGCTAAAATCATGTAA
- a CDS encoding RNA polymerase sigma factor has protein sequence MENNRQAQYELYLRFSYMMKGICLRYASNEAEAEDILQEAFIRSFKNLERWSQTGPLGAWLRKITVNTALEQYRKNKSLKNLSQFLNGNDLQPTVADDAIEQLELEDLMRKIQQLPTGFRTVFNLYAVEGYTHKEIGELLDISEGTSKSQYSRARVLLRNMIEEEVLEDKKRLNYAK, from the coding sequence TTGGAAAATAACAGACAGGCGCAGTATGAGCTATATCTCAGATTTTCATATATGATGAAGGGTATTTGCTTACGGTATGCTTCAAATGAAGCAGAAGCAGAAGATATATTGCAAGAAGCATTCATAAGGTCATTTAAAAATTTAGAAAGATGGTCTCAAACTGGTCCACTTGGCGCTTGGTTAAGAAAAATCACTGTTAATACTGCACTAGAGCAATACCGGAAAAACAAGTCGCTTAAAAATTTGAGTCAGTTCTTAAATGGAAATGATTTACAGCCAACCGTTGCAGATGATGCTATTGAACAATTAGAATTAGAAGATTTAATGCGAAAAATCCAGCAATTACCTACAGGTTTTAGGACTGTTTTTAACTTGTATGCAGTGGAGGGATATACGCACAAAGAAATTGGAGAATTATTAGATATCTCAGAAGGAACATCAAAATCACAGTATAGTAGAGCCAGAGTTTTGCTGAGAAATATGATTGAAGAAGAAGTGCTGGAGGATAAAAAAAGATTGAATTATGCAAAGTAA
- a CDS encoding outer membrane beta-barrel protein: MQSNNTQAGSLKDKFQDYGAAPSEALWGDIEAALDGGERKKRGAFWWWFSGVSLAMTAVILFVVNIDQGSNDHLANNNSNESSLVDVDENQEESISNNDTSKDIVEENEILVDEVKSANQQSSSVQSTKSVIAKNEYVPFENVEKVEHDVISSSDFIAKLPNQRVGLLQNIFQYPQMQPIEEFTPKVNRPWEVGFEFGYYNDVDQFFNPQEEMINTVVPPLNTYADAAIMNGNELALYNGQVRSTMFVRGFVGRYFSNRFAWRTGLDFGQTKYVSQLNQVENFQTTLSSVGIPFSVKFDAIQKKNFRWRFEGGVITELPIHQSVSFQSDLAQEATKSSSVGIGYRGALKLGTSLDFRIKNTLHMHISPAYRWYFYQTYPSQVPLLDRKHWVGGTVGLSWYF; the protein is encoded by the coding sequence ATGCAAAGTAACAATACACAAGCCGGTAGCTTGAAAGATAAATTTCAAGATTATGGAGCTGCACCGTCTGAAGCTTTGTGGGGAGATATTGAAGCTGCTTTAGATGGTGGAGAAAGAAAAAAGCGTGGAGCATTTTGGTGGTGGTTCAGTGGTGTTTCTTTGGCTATGACTGCTGTTATTTTATTTGTTGTTAATATTGATCAAGGCTCAAATGATCATTTGGCCAATAATAATTCCAATGAGAGCAGTTTAGTAGATGTTGATGAAAATCAAGAAGAATCTATTTCAAATAATGATACTTCAAAAGATATAGTTGAGGAAAATGAAATTTTAGTTGATGAAGTGAAAAGTGCCAATCAACAATCAAGTTCCGTTCAATCAACTAAAAGTGTAATCGCTAAAAATGAATATGTGCCTTTTGAGAATGTTGAAAAGGTAGAACATGATGTGATTTCTTCTTCGGATTTCATTGCAAAATTGCCAAATCAAAGAGTTGGGTTATTGCAAAACATTTTTCAATATCCACAAATGCAACCAATTGAAGAGTTTACTCCTAAAGTAAATAGACCTTGGGAAGTTGGGTTTGAGTTTGGGTATTACAATGATGTAGATCAATTTTTTAATCCGCAGGAGGAGATGATCAATACGGTAGTTCCGCCATTAAATACTTATGCAGACGCCGCAATTATGAATGGAAATGAGTTGGCTTTATACAACGGACAAGTAAGATCCACCATGTTTGTGAGAGGTTTTGTTGGTAGATATTTTTCAAATAGGTTCGCATGGAGAACAGGTTTAGATTTTGGACAAACTAAATATGTAAGTCAGTTAAATCAGGTGGAGAATTTCCAGACTACTTTATCATCAGTTGGAATTCCATTTTCTGTGAAGTTTGATGCAATTCAGAAAAAGAATTTTAGATGGAGATTTGAAGGTGGTGTGATTACTGAACTACCAATCCATCAAAGTGTTTCTTTTCAATCGGATTTGGCGCAAGAAGCTACTAAATCCTCTAGTGTCGGAATTGGTTATAGAGGTGCGTTAAAGCTGGGAACTTCTTTGGATTTTAGAATAAAAAACACTCTTCATATGCATATTTCTCCTGCCTATAGATGGTATTTTTATCAAACATATCCATCTCAGGTTCCCTTGTTAGATAGAAAACACTGGGTAGGAGGAACGGTTGGATTAAGTTGGTACTTTTAG
- a CDS encoding LVIVD repeat-containing protein — protein MKKIAFLLLSIVALSACDKAVNKYYCYEPVYTDAGTFRTPAVFESPRSITKDGNIYFFNDHLFVVEPNEGIHFIDNSDPSNPNNVGFLNVMGASGLSIKDNHLYITALVDLVIVDITSLYNPVEVKRLEEVFPTALPLMEKNYPTQTIDKSQGIVTSWNVVKTKDETNPTPIWTGCLGCETFALADASTNSSPGGTGVAGSIAQMTILNNYLYVIDNNQLRPFSISDPINPVEGTSAYLSWNTETIFPDGNYLYMGTQTGMLIYSTQDPAAPQWVGSIEHWRACDPVVIQDNIAYVTVRSGSMCGGDINQLDIIDITNKSNPVLLESYDMTNPHGVGIDGSTLFVCDGKDGLRVFDASNPSDAGNHQIKRFSNIQATDVIPYNGVAMVIGDDGIYQYDYTDPNDLKLLSKIQF, from the coding sequence ATGAAAAAGATTGCGTTTTTATTATTATCAATTGTTGCACTAAGTGCTTGTGACAAAGCTGTAAATAAATATTACTGTTATGAGCCTGTGTATACAGATGCCGGAACTTTTAGAACTCCTGCCGTATTTGAGTCGCCAAGATCTATTACCAAAGATGGTAATATCTACTTTTTTAATGATCACTTATTTGTTGTAGAACCTAATGAAGGAATTCACTTTATAGATAATTCAGACCCTTCAAATCCTAACAATGTTGGGTTTTTGAATGTAATGGGTGCCTCTGGTTTGTCGATAAAAGACAATCACCTTTACATTACGGCTTTAGTTGATTTAGTGATTGTTGATATTACTTCACTTTATAATCCGGTTGAGGTAAAAAGGTTAGAAGAGGTTTTTCCAACAGCCTTGCCGCTCATGGAAAAAAACTATCCTACTCAAACAATTGACAAATCACAAGGTATAGTTACTTCTTGGAATGTCGTAAAGACAAAAGATGAAACTAATCCAACACCAATTTGGACAGGCTGTTTAGGTTGTGAAACTTTTGCCTTAGCAGATGCCAGTACAAATTCTTCTCCCGGAGGTACAGGAGTTGCGGGTTCAATCGCTCAGATGACTATTTTGAACAATTATTTATATGTGATTGACAATAATCAATTAAGACCTTTTAGTATTTCAGATCCAATCAATCCAGTTGAAGGAACGTCAGCTTATTTATCATGGAATACTGAAACTATTTTCCCTGATGGCAACTACTTGTATATGGGTACTCAAACAGGAATGCTTATTTATAGTACTCAAGATCCGGCAGCTCCGCAATGGGTTGGTTCAATTGAACATTGGAGAGCCTGTGATCCGGTTGTTATACAAGATAACATAGCTTATGTAACTGTTCGTTCAGGTAGTATGTGTGGCGGCGATATCAATCAGTTGGATATTATAGATATCACAAATAAATCAAATCCTGTATTGCTAGAGTCTTATGATATGACTAATCCCCATGGTGTTGGAATTGATGGATCAACATTATTTGTTTGTGACGGAAAAGACGGGTTGAGAGTATTTGATGCGTCCAATCCTTCAGATGCCGGAAATCATCAAATTAAAAGATTCTCTAATATCCAGGCTACAGATGTAATTCCTTATAACGGAGTGGCAATGGTAATTGGTGATGACGGAATCTATCAGTATGATTACACTGATCCAAACGATTTAAAATTATTGAGCAAAATTCAATTTTAG